The following proteins are encoded in a genomic region of Triticum dicoccoides isolate Atlit2015 ecotype Zavitan chromosome 1B, WEW_v2.0, whole genome shotgun sequence:
- the LOC119327805 gene encoding uncharacterized protein LOC119327805 — MDQQNGLIARWTYRQDMSREREAWTIEEEHALINAHQVYGNRWAEIAKVLPRRNRVLLFVLRFFSPIAKVKEDKTKWIIGVTRYTKSLVSFYPFKWPDYEF, encoded by the exons ATGGACCAACAAAATGGTCTCATTGCAAGGTGGACATATAGGCAAGACATGTCAAGAGAG AGAGAAGCTTGGACTATTGAGGAGGAACATGCACTGATTAATGCCCATCAGGTATATGGGAATAGATGGGCAGAAATAGCAAAAGTTCTTCCTAGAAG GAATCGGGTACTTCTATTTGTTCTTAGGTTCTTCTCACCTATAGCTAAAGTCAAAGAAGACAAAACCAAGTGGATTATTGGAGTTACAAGATACACAAAATCATTGGTAAGTTTCTATCCTTTCAAATGGCCGGATTATGAATTTTGA
- the LOC119327789 gene encoding transcription factor MYB118-like isoform X2: protein MMLMGWVCIQCSMDQQNGLNARWTYRQDMSREREAWTIEEEHALINAHRDGNRWAEIAKVLPRTNRVLLFVLRFFSPIAKVKDDEAKWIIGVTRYTKSSVI from the exons ATGATGCTGATGGGTTGGGTTTGCATACAATGCAG TATGGACCAACAAAATGGTCTCAATGCAAGGTGGACATATAGGCAAGACATGTCAAGAGAG AGAGAAGCTTGGACTATTGAGGAGGAACATGCACTGATTAATGCCCATCGGGATGGGAATAGATGGGCAGAAATAGCAAAAGTTCTTCCTAGAAC GAATCGGGTACTTCTATTTGTTCTTAGGTTCTTCTCACCTATAGCTAAAGTCAAAGACGATGAAGCCAAGTGGATTATTGGAGTTACAAGATACACAAAATCATCG GTCATCTAA
- the LOC119327789 gene encoding transcription factor MYB3R-5-like isoform X1 gives MMLMGWVCIQCSMDQQNGLNARWTYRQDMSREREAWTIEEEHALINAHRDGNRWAEIAKVLPRTNRVLLFVLRFFSPIAKVKDDEAKWIIGVTRYTKSSVSFYPFKWPDYEF, from the exons ATGATGCTGATGGGTTGGGTTTGCATACAATGCAG TATGGACCAACAAAATGGTCTCAATGCAAGGTGGACATATAGGCAAGACATGTCAAGAGAG AGAGAAGCTTGGACTATTGAGGAGGAACATGCACTGATTAATGCCCATCGGGATGGGAATAGATGGGCAGAAATAGCAAAAGTTCTTCCTAGAAC GAATCGGGTACTTCTATTTGTTCTTAGGTTCTTCTCACCTATAGCTAAAGTCAAAGACGATGAAGCCAAGTGGATTATTGGAGTTACAAGATACACAAAATCATCGGTAAGTTTCTATCCTTTCAAATGGCCGGATTATGAGTTTTGA